A DNA window from Camelina sativa cultivar DH55 chromosome 17, Cs, whole genome shotgun sequence contains the following coding sequences:
- the LOC104758305 gene encoding probable receptor-like protein kinase At1g49730 isoform X2, which produces MSYSHRDLRLTPFIISLSLYHFLSLLLLALLAMVMNSQAFLLALIALLATQLPSSVIMAKDCPLDFSSSNFTLVASVCSNITNRGKCCRYMNAFVAVSVARYANLSSNLGVTSVLSETCIASISRTMEQYGVSRNATSFCGLGTKILVKYECEGRTTVRQMHQSPEFGHVSRNCRLPLSSGNQCRKCLNSGITYLRDLIGPETKNITLSTCRDATYATLASRIDNASALELLGCFFQVTELSIPSESFPPLASPEPSPSTVGGAISPSNSDSQMTTSRSTNPYHLTMVPTIGIVVTAVALTMLVVLVILIRKKNRELDESESLDKKSTKSIPSSLPVFKIHEDDSSSAFRKFSYKEMTNATNDFNTVIGQGGFGTVYKAELRDGLIAAVKRMNKVSEQAEQDFCREIELLAKLHHRNLVALKGFCINKKERFLVYDYMENGSLKDHLHATGKPPLSWGTRMKIAIDVANALEYLHFYCDPPLCHRDIKSSNILLDENFVAKLSDFGLAHSSRDGSICFEPVNTNIRGTPGYVDPEYVVTQELTEKSDVYSYGVVLLELITGRRAVDEGVNLVEMSQRFLLTKSKHRELVDPRINDSIDDGGVKQLEAVVAVVRWCTEKEGRSRPSIKQVLRLLCESCDPLHSAFAKAVEGEIGWDSRKRSNLRFQRGDSRVFGPSSSTTSRSHYSQSLPHSPINGFSF; this is translated from the exons ATGTCATATTCACACAGGGACCTTCGGTTAACTCCTtttataatctctctctctctctatcacttcctctctctccttctccttgcTCTCTTGGCCATGGTGATGAATAGTCAAGCTTTCTTGTTAGCATTAATTGCATTACTTGCGACCCAATTGCCTTCTTCAGTAATAATGGCTAAAG ATTGTCCATTAGATTTCAGTTCATCAAATTTCACACTAGTAGCTTCTGTGTGCTCCAACATAACCAACAGAGGCAAATGTTGCCGCTACATGAACGCTTTCGTTGCTGTATCCGTGGCTCGTTACGCTAACTTGTCAAGTAATCTTGGAGTCACATCAGTTTTATCTGAAACCTGCATTGCTTCCATCTCTAGAACCATGGAGCAGTACGGAGTCTCGAGAAACGCTACTAGTTTCTGCGGTTTGGGAACCAAGATCCTTGTTAAGTACGAATGTGAAGGTCGAACCACTGTAAGACAAATGCATCAGTCTCCAGAGTTTGGACATGTTTCAAGAAACTGCAGACTTCCACTTTCCTCTGGAAACCAATGCAGGAAGTGTTTGAATTCTGGCATCACTTACCTTCGTGATCTCATTGGTCCAGAGACTAAGAACATTACATTGAGTACTTGTCGTGACGCAACTTATGCTACATTAGCAAGCCGAATTGACAATGCATCAGCTCTTGAGCTTCTTGGTTGTTTCTTTCAAGTGACAGAGCTTAGCATTCCTTCAG AGTCATTTCCACCTTTGGCAAGTCCAGAACCTTCTCCAAGCACGGTTGGTGGTGCTATTAGcccaagcaacagtgattctcAAATGACTACAAGTAGAAGCACCAATCCATATCACTTGACAATGGTCCCAACCATTGGTATTGTTGTTACAGCTGTTGCTCTTACGATGCTCGTAGTCTTGGTTATTCTTATCCGTAAAAAGAACCGGGAACTCGATGAATCCGAGAGCTTAgataaaaaatcaacaaaatcaattcCTTCTTCCCTGCCTGTATTCAAGATTCATGAag atgattcttcttcagctttCAGAAAATTCAGCTACAAAGAAATGACAAATGCAACGAATGATTTCAACACGGTGATTGGTCAGGGAGGTTTTGGGACTGTTTACAAAGCTGAGCTCAGGGATGGATTGATTGCAGCAGTAAAAAGAATGAACAAAGTTTCTGAACAAGCTGAACAAGATTTTTGCAGAGAGATAGAGCTTTTAGCTAAGTTGCATCACCGTAACCTTGTTGCTTTAAAAGGCTTTTGCATCAACAAGAAAGAAAG GTTCCTGGTCTATGACTATATGGAAAATGGCAGCTTAAAAGATCATTTACATG CCACTGGAAAGCCTCCACTAAGTTGGGGAACAAGAATGAAAATCGCAATCGATGTGGCAAATGCTTTG GAATATCTTCATTTCTACTGTGATCCTCCTCTCTGTCATAGAGATATCAAATCAAGCAATATATTACTGGATGAGAACTTTGTCGCTAAG CTTTCCGATTTTGGCCTTGCACATTCGTCTAGAGATGGCTCTATTTGCTTTGAGCCAGTGAATACCAATATCCGTGGAACTCCAG GCTATGTAGACCCGGAATACGTAGTTACGCAAGAGCTGACAGAGAAGAGTGATGTGTACAGCTATGGAGTTGTGTTGCTGGAGCTCATAACCGGGAGAAGAGCAGTTGATGAAGGCGTGAACCTTGTGGAAATGTCTCAACGGTTTTTGTTGACGAAATCAAAACACCGGGAGTTAGTAGACCCAAGAATCAACGACTCTATTGATGATGGTGGAGTAAAACAGCTTGAAGCAGTTGTGGCTGTTGTGAGATGGTGTACCGAGAAAGAAGGCCGGTCTAGGCCATCTATTAAGCAAGTCCTGAGACTGTTGTGTGAAAGCTGTGATCCGTTGCATAGTGCATTCGCTAAAGCAGTTGAGGGAGAGATAGGCTGGGATAGTAGGAAGAGAAGTAACTTGAGATTTCAAAGAGGTGATTCCAGGGTTTTTGGTCCATCATCTAGTACAACTTCGAGGTCACATTACAGCCAGAGTTTACCTCACTCTCCAATTAATGGATTCTCTTTCTGA
- the LOC104758305 gene encoding probable receptor-like protein kinase At1g49730 isoform X1 → MSYSHRDLRLTPFIISLSLYHFLSLLLLALLAMVMNSQAFLLALIALLATQLPSSVIMAKADCPLDFSSSNFTLVASVCSNITNRGKCCRYMNAFVAVSVARYANLSSNLGVTSVLSETCIASISRTMEQYGVSRNATSFCGLGTKILVKYECEGRTTVRQMHQSPEFGHVSRNCRLPLSSGNQCRKCLNSGITYLRDLIGPETKNITLSTCRDATYATLASRIDNASALELLGCFFQVTELSIPSESFPPLASPEPSPSTVGGAISPSNSDSQMTTSRSTNPYHLTMVPTIGIVVTAVALTMLVVLVILIRKKNRELDESESLDKKSTKSIPSSLPVFKIHEDDSSSAFRKFSYKEMTNATNDFNTVIGQGGFGTVYKAELRDGLIAAVKRMNKVSEQAEQDFCREIELLAKLHHRNLVALKGFCINKKERFLVYDYMENGSLKDHLHATGKPPLSWGTRMKIAIDVANALEYLHFYCDPPLCHRDIKSSNILLDENFVAKLSDFGLAHSSRDGSICFEPVNTNIRGTPGYVDPEYVVTQELTEKSDVYSYGVVLLELITGRRAVDEGVNLVEMSQRFLLTKSKHRELVDPRINDSIDDGGVKQLEAVVAVVRWCTEKEGRSRPSIKQVLRLLCESCDPLHSAFAKAVEGEIGWDSRKRSNLRFQRGDSRVFGPSSSTTSRSHYSQSLPHSPINGFSF, encoded by the exons ATGTCATATTCACACAGGGACCTTCGGTTAACTCCTtttataatctctctctctctctatcacttcctctctctccttctccttgcTCTCTTGGCCATGGTGATGAATAGTCAAGCTTTCTTGTTAGCATTAATTGCATTACTTGCGACCCAATTGCCTTCTTCAGTAATAATGGCTAAAG CAGATTGTCCATTAGATTTCAGTTCATCAAATTTCACACTAGTAGCTTCTGTGTGCTCCAACATAACCAACAGAGGCAAATGTTGCCGCTACATGAACGCTTTCGTTGCTGTATCCGTGGCTCGTTACGCTAACTTGTCAAGTAATCTTGGAGTCACATCAGTTTTATCTGAAACCTGCATTGCTTCCATCTCTAGAACCATGGAGCAGTACGGAGTCTCGAGAAACGCTACTAGTTTCTGCGGTTTGGGAACCAAGATCCTTGTTAAGTACGAATGTGAAGGTCGAACCACTGTAAGACAAATGCATCAGTCTCCAGAGTTTGGACATGTTTCAAGAAACTGCAGACTTCCACTTTCCTCTGGAAACCAATGCAGGAAGTGTTTGAATTCTGGCATCACTTACCTTCGTGATCTCATTGGTCCAGAGACTAAGAACATTACATTGAGTACTTGTCGTGACGCAACTTATGCTACATTAGCAAGCCGAATTGACAATGCATCAGCTCTTGAGCTTCTTGGTTGTTTCTTTCAAGTGACAGAGCTTAGCATTCCTTCAG AGTCATTTCCACCTTTGGCAAGTCCAGAACCTTCTCCAAGCACGGTTGGTGGTGCTATTAGcccaagcaacagtgattctcAAATGACTACAAGTAGAAGCACCAATCCATATCACTTGACAATGGTCCCAACCATTGGTATTGTTGTTACAGCTGTTGCTCTTACGATGCTCGTAGTCTTGGTTATTCTTATCCGTAAAAAGAACCGGGAACTCGATGAATCCGAGAGCTTAgataaaaaatcaacaaaatcaattcCTTCTTCCCTGCCTGTATTCAAGATTCATGAag atgattcttcttcagctttCAGAAAATTCAGCTACAAAGAAATGACAAATGCAACGAATGATTTCAACACGGTGATTGGTCAGGGAGGTTTTGGGACTGTTTACAAAGCTGAGCTCAGGGATGGATTGATTGCAGCAGTAAAAAGAATGAACAAAGTTTCTGAACAAGCTGAACAAGATTTTTGCAGAGAGATAGAGCTTTTAGCTAAGTTGCATCACCGTAACCTTGTTGCTTTAAAAGGCTTTTGCATCAACAAGAAAGAAAG GTTCCTGGTCTATGACTATATGGAAAATGGCAGCTTAAAAGATCATTTACATG CCACTGGAAAGCCTCCACTAAGTTGGGGAACAAGAATGAAAATCGCAATCGATGTGGCAAATGCTTTG GAATATCTTCATTTCTACTGTGATCCTCCTCTCTGTCATAGAGATATCAAATCAAGCAATATATTACTGGATGAGAACTTTGTCGCTAAG CTTTCCGATTTTGGCCTTGCACATTCGTCTAGAGATGGCTCTATTTGCTTTGAGCCAGTGAATACCAATATCCGTGGAACTCCAG GCTATGTAGACCCGGAATACGTAGTTACGCAAGAGCTGACAGAGAAGAGTGATGTGTACAGCTATGGAGTTGTGTTGCTGGAGCTCATAACCGGGAGAAGAGCAGTTGATGAAGGCGTGAACCTTGTGGAAATGTCTCAACGGTTTTTGTTGACGAAATCAAAACACCGGGAGTTAGTAGACCCAAGAATCAACGACTCTATTGATGATGGTGGAGTAAAACAGCTTGAAGCAGTTGTGGCTGTTGTGAGATGGTGTACCGAGAAAGAAGGCCGGTCTAGGCCATCTATTAAGCAAGTCCTGAGACTGTTGTGTGAAAGCTGTGATCCGTTGCATAGTGCATTCGCTAAAGCAGTTGAGGGAGAGATAGGCTGGGATAGTAGGAAGAGAAGTAACTTGAGATTTCAAAGAGGTGATTCCAGGGTTTTTGGTCCATCATCTAGTACAACTTCGAGGTCACATTACAGCCAGAGTTTACCTCACTCTCCAATTAATGGATTCTCTTTCTGA
- the LOC104758304 gene encoding ABSCISIC ACID-INSENSITIVE 5-like protein 4 isoform X2, whose amino-acid sequence MGTHIDFDNLGGDSSGGNGCNTYHSKPLARQSSLYSLTFDELQSTLGEPGKDFGSMNMDELLKNIWTAEEAQAFMTTTPYSVAASGPSGFVPGGNVLQRQGSLTLPRTLSQKTVDEVWKHLNSKDGSNGNSRTDVPERQQTLGEMTLEDFLHRAGVVKEDTNSTQQNENSSGFYANNGAAGLGFGFGQPNQNSISFNGNNDSMIYNQAPGLGLKVGGKVQQQQKPHQQQQHPYQRLPPTIFPKQANVAFAPVNLVNRGLFDAGVDGPVNSNMGGAGVTVAATSPGTSSAENNTWSSPVPYVFGRGRRSNTGLEKVVERRQKRMIKNRESAARSRARKQAYTLELEAEIESLKQLNQDLQKKQAEIMKSQNSEVEKSSLLLSERIVEAASMSGQNTMLEKNPYWSVVRRWNESKKTLVM is encoded by the exons ATGGGTACTCATATAGATTTCGACAACTTAGGAGGTGATTCTTCTGGTGGGAATGGGTGTAATACTTACCACTCAAAGCCATTGGCGAGGCAGTCTTCGTTATATTCCTTAACGTTTGATGAGCTTCAGAGCACCTTAGGTGAGCCAGGGAAAGATTTTGGGTCAATGAATATGGATGAGCTACTGAAGAACATATGGACTGCTGAAGAAGCTCAAGCCTTTATGACTACTACCCCATATTCGGTTGCAGCCTCGGGACCTAGTGGTTTCGTTCCAGGTGGGAATGTTCTACAGAGACAAGGCTCGTTGACTTtgcctagaacgcttagtcaGAAGACTGTAGATGAGGTCTGGAAACACTTGAATTCGAAAGATGGTAGTAATGGGAATAGTAGGACTGATGTGCCTGAGAGGCAACAGACTTTAGGGGAAATGACTTTAGAGGATTTCTTGCACCGCGCTGGCGTTGTGAAAGAAGATACTAACTCTACTCAACAGAATGAAAACAGTAGTGGGTTTTATGCTAACAATGGTGCTGCTGGTTTGGGGTTTGGATTTGGTCAGCCGAATCAAAACAGCATATCTTTCAACGGCAACAATGATTCTATGATCTATAATCAAGCACCTGGTTTAGGACTCAAAGTGGGTGGAAAAGTGCAACAGCAGCAGAAACcacatcagcagcagcagcacccATATCAGAGATTGCCTCCAACCATTTTCCCAAAACAAGCGAATGTAGCATTTGCGCCTGTAAATTTGGTCAACAGAGGTTTGTTTGACGCTGGTGTAGATGGTCCAGTTAACAGTAATATGGGAGGAGCAGGGGTTACTGTTGCAGCTACTTCTCCCGGGACAAGCAGTGCAGAAAATAACACTTGGTCATCACCAGTTCCTTATGTGTTTggtcgaggaagaagaagcaatacGGGCCTGGAGAAGGTTGTTGAGAGAAGGCAAAAGAGAATGATCAAGAATCGTGAATCAGCCGCTAGATCAAGAGCTCGAAAGCAG GCTTATACCTTGGAACTGGAAGCCGAGATTGAAAGTCTCAAACAACTGAATCAAGATTTGCAGAAAAAACAG GCTGAAATTATGAAATCCCAGAACAGCGAGGTAGAAAAGTCTTCCTTGTTACTTA GTGAAAGAATTGTTGAAGCAGCCTCCATGTCTGGCCAAAACACTATGCTTGAGAAGAACCCTTACTGGTCCGTGGTAAGAAGGTGGAATGAAAGCAAGAAGACCCTGGTAATGTGA
- the LOC104758304 gene encoding ABSCISIC ACID-INSENSITIVE 5-like protein 4 isoform X1, which produces MGTHIDFDNLGGDSSGGNGCNTYHSKPLARQSSLYSLTFDELQSTLGEPGKDFGSMNMDELLKNIWTAEEAQAFMTTTPYSVAASGPSGFVPGGNVLQRQGSLTLPRTLSQKTVDEVWKHLNSKDGSNGNSRTDVPERQQTLGEMTLEDFLHRAGVVKEDTNSTQQNENSSGFYANNGAAGLGFGFGQPNQNSISFNGNNDSMIYNQAPGLGLKVGGKVQQQQKPHQQQQHPYQRLPPTIFPKQANVAFAPVNLVNRGLFDAGVDGPVNSNMGGAGVTVAATSPGTSSAENNTWSSPVPYVFGRGRRSNTGLEKVVERRQKRMIKNRESAARSRARKQAYTLELEAEIESLKQLNQDLQKKQAEIMKSQNSEVKELLKQPPCLAKTLCLRRTLTGPW; this is translated from the exons ATGGGTACTCATATAGATTTCGACAACTTAGGAGGTGATTCTTCTGGTGGGAATGGGTGTAATACTTACCACTCAAAGCCATTGGCGAGGCAGTCTTCGTTATATTCCTTAACGTTTGATGAGCTTCAGAGCACCTTAGGTGAGCCAGGGAAAGATTTTGGGTCAATGAATATGGATGAGCTACTGAAGAACATATGGACTGCTGAAGAAGCTCAAGCCTTTATGACTACTACCCCATATTCGGTTGCAGCCTCGGGACCTAGTGGTTTCGTTCCAGGTGGGAATGTTCTACAGAGACAAGGCTCGTTGACTTtgcctagaacgcttagtcaGAAGACTGTAGATGAGGTCTGGAAACACTTGAATTCGAAAGATGGTAGTAATGGGAATAGTAGGACTGATGTGCCTGAGAGGCAACAGACTTTAGGGGAAATGACTTTAGAGGATTTCTTGCACCGCGCTGGCGTTGTGAAAGAAGATACTAACTCTACTCAACAGAATGAAAACAGTAGTGGGTTTTATGCTAACAATGGTGCTGCTGGTTTGGGGTTTGGATTTGGTCAGCCGAATCAAAACAGCATATCTTTCAACGGCAACAATGATTCTATGATCTATAATCAAGCACCTGGTTTAGGACTCAAAGTGGGTGGAAAAGTGCAACAGCAGCAGAAACcacatcagcagcagcagcacccATATCAGAGATTGCCTCCAACCATTTTCCCAAAACAAGCGAATGTAGCATTTGCGCCTGTAAATTTGGTCAACAGAGGTTTGTTTGACGCTGGTGTAGATGGTCCAGTTAACAGTAATATGGGAGGAGCAGGGGTTACTGTTGCAGCTACTTCTCCCGGGACAAGCAGTGCAGAAAATAACACTTGGTCATCACCAGTTCCTTATGTGTTTggtcgaggaagaagaagcaatacGGGCCTGGAGAAGGTTGTTGAGAGAAGGCAAAAGAGAATGATCAAGAATCGTGAATCAGCCGCTAGATCAAGAGCTCGAAAGCAG GCTTATACCTTGGAACTGGAAGCCGAGATTGAAAGTCTCAAACAACTGAATCAAGATTTGCAGAAAAAACAG GCTGAAATTATGAAATCCCAGAACAGCGAG GTGAAAGAATTGTTGAAGCAGCCTCCATGTCTGGCCAAAACACTATGCTTGAGAAGAACCCTTACTGGTCCGTGGTAA